Proteins from a single region of Pyrus communis chromosome 6, drPyrComm1.1, whole genome shotgun sequence:
- the LOC137736205 gene encoding zinc finger BED domain-containing protein RICESLEEPER 1-like: MTELSCEIDAIRNCVKFIHSSPARLESFREYCVLLRFDRMSSIPFDVVTRWNATYEMLNSAFKFKEVFSKMAFECDSFIAYFKEEVSKEVDGVTRKTKRVGPPEVDDWERSMSFTHFLKKFYDATLTLSATLTPTSHLILSTVIALQVEIQEQILNASNATLQSVATSMKLKFDKYWGHIEKVNPILFVAQVLDPRYKFDMLETNLEELGYGWDKIREEKVRVKGYVTELYNAYKEGVVLSSSSTSSTSSSATSNVEQRSSVVLDDVGGVIVDIDVASRMTKKIQRKRAEAQQNEIANEVDMYFNDPHQSLTYEGFNLLDWWKGNCAQYPTLSKVAKDVLALPSSTVASENVFSLGGRVVDPFRTSLTPKTVEALVCTSDWLRGK; encoded by the coding sequence ATGACGGAGCTTAGTTGTGAAATTGATGCCATAAGAAATTGTGTGAAGTTTATACACTCATCCCCGGCAAGGTTGGAGTCTTTTAGGGAATATTGTGTCTTGTTGAGATTTGATAGGATGTCAAGTATCCCTTTTGATGTTGTCACAAGGTGGAATGCCACATATGAGATGCTTAATAGTGCTTTCAAGTTTAAAGAAGTGTTCTCTAAGATGGCCTTTGAGTGTGACTCTTTTATTGCTTACTTTAAAGAGGAGGTCTCGAAAGAGGTTGATGGGGTGACAAGAAAGACCAAGCGGGTGGGTCCTCCGGAGGTGGATGATTGGGAAAGGTCGATGAGTTTTACTCACTTTCTTAAAAAGTTTTATGATGCCACCTTGACATTGAGTGCAACCCTTACTCCAACGTCACACTTAATACTTAGCACAGTGATTGCCTTGCAAGTGGAGATACAAGAACAAATTTTAAACGCCTCTAATGCCACTTTGCAAAGTGTGGCTACCTCAATGAAGCTCAAGTTTGACAAATATTGGGGTCACATTGAAAAGGTGAATCCTATTCTCTTTGTAGCCCAAGTACTCGACCCTAGGTACAAATTTGATATGTTGGAGACAAATTTAGAAGAGCTCGGCTATGGATGGGACAAAATAAGGGAGGAGAAAGTAAGGGTTAAAGGCTATGTAACCGAGTTGTATAATGCATACAAGGAGGGAGTGGTCCTtagtagtagtagtactagTAGTACTAGTAGTAGTGCTACCTCAAATGTGGAGCAAAGATCAAGTGTTGTACTAGATGATGTGGGGGGTGTGATTGTAGATATTGATGTTGCTTCAAGGATGACAAAGAAGATCCAACGAAAGAGAGCGGAGGCACAACAAAATGAGATAGCCAATGAAGTGGATatgtatttcaatgatccaCATCAAAGCCTAACATATGAGGGTTTCAATCTTTTGGATTGGTGGAAAGGAAATTGTGCTCAATATCCAACTCTTAGTAAAGTTGCTAAGGATGTTTTGGCCCTTCCTAGTAGCACCGTTGCTAGTGAGAATGTCTTTAGTCTTGGTGGGAGAGTTGTTGATCCTTTTAGAACTTCCTTAACACCTAAAACGGTTGAGGCTTTAGTGTGTACTAGTGATTGGCTTAGaggaaaataa